The following are from one region of the Leptospira selangorensis genome:
- the metG gene encoding methionine--tRNA ligase, producing MSSETKRKILVTSALPYANGPIHLGHVLEAIQTDVYVRYQKSLGNECYFFCADDTHGTPIMLAARKEGISPEELIDRVRAEHYRDLSGFLVEYDNYYTTNSEENRILSEEIYLSLKGKGHIAEREIEQAYCDTDKMFLPDRFIKGTCPNCGTQDQYGDSCENCGATYSPKDLKDSHCSLCGNPPVSRNSKHIFFKLGDFESYLSNWVEKGSHVAEGVRKKLKEWFEAGLQDWDISRDGPYFGFKIPGEVEKYFYVWLDAPIGYMASSLNYFKGDRKKFDSFWKDEKTEISHFIGKDILYFHTLFWPATLEGGGYRSPTQVHVHGFITVNGEKMSKSRGTFIKAEGYLKHLDPEHLRFYLAGKLGPGMDDLDLSFDDYTAKVNSDLVGNFVNLVSRVATSILDKLDRTLGSLDPEGKKILDELRNSESKIREWYETRNYTRVMKECSRLGDIANKYVNDLAPWIQIKTDAEAARKTVTVALNAARILSIYLYPVLPRSGEKVYKILGLNKKPEFSHLASDLEKTKVSAYEMITKRVEEKSIQTMLEENTLETKSAQPATTVAAAPKTEGVLEISIEDLSKVDLRVGKIIEAGPVEGADKLVQVKLDLGPLGTKNVFAGIKASYQPQDLLGLTIVAVANLKPRKMKFGVSEAMLLASGEGESLSLFVPHRGANPGDKLK from the coding sequence GTGAGTTCCGAAACAAAACGAAAGATCCTCGTTACTTCTGCTTTGCCTTACGCGAATGGTCCTATTCATTTAGGCCATGTTTTGGAAGCGATTCAGACTGATGTTTATGTTCGTTATCAAAAATCTTTAGGTAATGAGTGTTATTTTTTCTGTGCGGACGATACGCACGGCACGCCCATCATGCTTGCAGCAAGAAAAGAAGGGATCAGCCCGGAAGAATTGATCGACCGTGTTAGAGCAGAACATTACCGGGATCTATCTGGCTTTTTAGTAGAATACGATAATTATTATACCACTAACTCTGAAGAAAATCGAATCCTTTCCGAAGAAATTTATCTTTCTTTAAAGGGTAAAGGTCATATCGCGGAAAGAGAGATAGAACAAGCTTATTGTGATACAGATAAGATGTTCCTTCCGGATCGTTTTATTAAAGGGACTTGTCCTAATTGTGGGACCCAAGATCAGTATGGAGATAGCTGCGAGAATTGTGGAGCCACTTATTCTCCTAAAGATCTGAAAGATTCTCATTGTTCCTTATGTGGAAATCCACCCGTTAGTCGAAATTCTAAACATATCTTTTTCAAATTGGGAGATTTCGAAAGTTATCTTTCCAATTGGGTGGAGAAGGGCTCGCATGTTGCGGAAGGTGTTCGCAAAAAATTGAAAGAATGGTTCGAAGCCGGACTCCAAGATTGGGACATTTCTCGTGACGGACCTTATTTCGGTTTTAAGATACCTGGAGAGGTCGAAAAATATTTCTACGTTTGGTTGGATGCTCCAATCGGATATATGGCTTCTAGTTTGAATTATTTCAAAGGGGATCGTAAAAAATTCGATTCTTTTTGGAAAGATGAGAAGACAGAGATCTCTCACTTTATCGGAAAAGATATATTATATTTTCATACTTTATTCTGGCCTGCTACATTAGAAGGAGGAGGATATCGTTCTCCTACTCAAGTCCATGTTCACGGTTTTATTACTGTCAATGGTGAAAAGATGTCCAAGTCCAGAGGGACCTTCATCAAGGCGGAAGGCTATCTGAAACATTTGGATCCGGAACATCTTCGCTTTTATTTGGCGGGAAAACTAGGACCTGGAATGGACGATCTGGATCTTTCTTTCGATGATTATACCGCAAAAGTAAATTCGGATTTAGTGGGTAATTTCGTAAACCTAGTTTCCAGGGTCGCTACTTCTATATTAGATAAGCTAGATAGAACTTTGGGAAGTCTCGATCCGGAAGGGAAGAAGATCCTGGATGAACTTAGAAATTCCGAATCTAAGATCAGAGAATGGTATGAGACTCGAAATTATACCAGAGTGATGAAAGAATGTTCCCGCTTGGGCGATATTGCAAACAAGTATGTGAACGATCTTGCACCTTGGATCCAAATCAAAACGGATGCGGAAGCTGCTCGTAAAACGGTAACTGTTGCTTTGAATGCAGCAAGGATCCTCTCCATTTATTTATATCCTGTTCTTCCTAGATCAGGGGAAAAGGTGTATAAAATTTTAGGCTTAAACAAAAAGCCCGAGTTCTCGCATCTTGCTTCCGATCTGGAAAAAACAAAAGTATCCGCTTATGAAATGATCACCAAACGTGTAGAGGAAAAATCGATTCAAACCATGTTAGAAGAAAACACTTTGGAAACTAAATCCGCTCAACCTGCGACTACTGTCGCTGCTGCTCCTAAAACAGAAGGAGTTTTGGAAATTTCTATCGAGGATCTAAGTAAAGTAGATCTGAGAGTAGGTAAAATTATAGAAGCCGGTCCTGTAGAAGGTGCTGATAAATTGGTCCAAGTAAAATTGGATCTGGGCCCTCTTGGAACTAAGAATGTTTTTGCAGGTATCAAGGCTTCTTATCAACCTCAGGATCTTCTTGGGTTAACCATTGTTGCGGTTGCTAACTTGAAACCAAGAAAGATGAAGTTCGGAGTTTCAGAAGCTATGCTTTTGGCTTCCGGAGAAGGTGAGAGCCTCAGCCTTTTTGTGCCTCATAGAGGCGCTAACCCTGGCGATAAATTGAAATAA
- the eat gene encoding ethanolamine permease: MESKEEFSRTLGPWLLWGLGVGYVISGMYFGWNLGLPVGGTLGLGIATLLIILLYVCFSFSYTELACMIPKAGGAFDYGREALGNVWAYIVGTAQLIEFLFAPPAIAAAIGAYFSLFLPGIDPIWIAIVAYLLFTSLNILGVKFAASFEFGITILAVFELLLFSGLTLPSFSWEKFSSNPLPNGWGGALSSLPFAVWFFLAIEGVANVAEETKDPQKNILIGFGSALATLVVLCGLVFFSSIGVGGWEMIVYPEPGAVASDYPLPLALRKLYGESGWAFHLLITIGLFGLIASFHGIILAGGRASFEFGRANFLPKFFGKIHPKFKTPANALMANTAFGIAALCTGKTSELITLSAFGALLLYFCSMISFFVLRKKQPDRERPFQVPGGKILPSIALVLSAIVLGVCAWQHPILFGIFVLILASGLIWARASIFGK, translated from the coding sequence ATGGAATCAAAAGAAGAATTCAGTCGAACCTTAGGTCCTTGGCTACTTTGGGGTTTAGGAGTCGGATACGTTATTTCAGGCATGTATTTTGGTTGGAACCTGGGTCTGCCAGTTGGTGGAACCTTGGGGTTAGGAATTGCCACCTTACTGATCATTCTGCTATATGTTTGTTTTTCTTTCAGTTACACTGAACTCGCGTGTATGATCCCGAAAGCGGGAGGGGCATTCGACTACGGTAGGGAAGCTCTCGGAAATGTTTGGGCCTATATCGTCGGCACCGCTCAGTTAATAGAATTTCTATTTGCACCTCCTGCGATTGCTGCGGCAATCGGAGCTTACTTCTCCTTATTCTTGCCGGGAATTGATCCGATTTGGATTGCAATCGTAGCTTATTTACTCTTTACAAGTTTGAATATACTTGGAGTAAAATTTGCAGCATCATTCGAGTTTGGAATTACTATATTAGCAGTTTTTGAATTACTTTTATTTTCAGGACTTACACTTCCTAGTTTTTCTTGGGAGAAGTTCTCTTCCAATCCATTGCCAAACGGTTGGGGTGGCGCCTTATCTTCCTTACCTTTTGCTGTTTGGTTTTTTCTGGCGATAGAAGGAGTAGCAAATGTCGCAGAAGAAACTAAAGATCCTCAAAAGAATATACTGATCGGATTCGGATCTGCATTAGCCACCTTAGTTGTACTTTGTGGATTGGTATTTTTTTCTTCCATAGGAGTGGGCGGTTGGGAGATGATCGTGTATCCGGAGCCTGGCGCTGTTGCTTCTGATTATCCTTTGCCACTCGCATTACGGAAATTATATGGAGAATCTGGTTGGGCTTTTCATCTTTTGATCACAATCGGGCTCTTCGGTCTGATCGCTTCTTTTCACGGGATTATTTTGGCGGGGGGAAGAGCCAGTTTCGAATTTGGAAGAGCGAATTTTCTTCCTAAATTTTTCGGAAAGATCCATCCTAAATTCAAAACTCCTGCAAATGCTTTGATGGCAAATACTGCATTCGGGATCGCCGCATTATGCACAGGTAAAACATCCGAACTGATCACATTGTCTGCATTCGGAGCTTTACTTTTGTATTTCTGTTCCATGATCAGTTTTTTTGTGCTCCGAAAAAAACAACCGGATAGAGAAAGACCATTTCAGGTCCCAGGAGGGAAAATTCTACCTTCTATCGCGCTTGTTTTGTCTGCGATCGTATTAGGGGTATGTGCTTGGCAGCATCCAATTCTATTCGGGATTTTTGTTTTGATCTTGGCAAGCGGATTGATCTGGGCAAGAGCTTCTATTTTTGGAAAATGA
- a CDS encoding ethanolamine ammonia-lyase subunit EutB yields the protein MGYKTVLGRKSYVFPDLKTLLAKASPLRSGDQLAGIAASTQEERVAAQMALADLHLSEFLNIELIPGEKDEVTRLILDSHNRSAFSKISSLTVGEFRDFLLRENTDSELISEIRDGITPEMAAAVSKLMSNQDLILVSKKSPVVTKFRNTIGLPGRLSARLQPNHPTDDPKGIAASILDGLLLGSGDAVIGINPATDNVPTVIALLRMLDSIIQKYSIPTQSCILCHVTTSMKAMEEGAPLDLVFQSIGGSEALNKSFGVNLSILEESRQMALELNRGTVGSNVMYFETGQGSGLSAGAHFGVDQQTLEARAYAVAKKFDPLLVNTVVGFIGPEYLYNGKQILRAGLEDHFCGKLLGLPMGVDVCYTNHADADQDDMDTLLTLLGAAGCNYIMGVPGADDVMLSYQSTSFHDALYLRQIFGLRPAPEFENWLLEKGLFETTKQFLPKENQNKVLLEEILEDKAG from the coding sequence ATGGGTTATAAAACCGTTCTTGGTAGGAAATCCTACGTTTTTCCTGATCTAAAAACTTTATTGGCTAAGGCAAGTCCACTTCGCTCAGGAGACCAATTGGCAGGCATCGCTGCTTCTACTCAAGAAGAAAGGGTGGCTGCTCAAATGGCTTTGGCGGATCTACATCTATCAGAATTTTTGAATATAGAATTGATCCCCGGTGAAAAAGACGAGGTCACTCGACTAATTTTAGATTCTCATAACCGGTCTGCATTTTCTAAAATTTCTTCCCTTACTGTGGGAGAATTCCGCGATTTTCTTTTAAGAGAAAATACCGACTCGGAACTGATTTCCGAGATCCGAGATGGGATCACTCCTGAGATGGCTGCTGCCGTTTCTAAGTTAATGTCTAACCAGGATCTAATCCTGGTTTCTAAAAAATCTCCTGTAGTGACCAAGTTCAGGAACACAATTGGTCTTCCTGGGAGATTGTCTGCACGTTTACAACCAAATCATCCTACCGACGATCCGAAAGGAATTGCCGCAAGTATTTTGGATGGACTTTTATTAGGAAGTGGGGATGCAGTCATCGGTATTAATCCTGCGACAGATAACGTTCCTACCGTTATTGCACTTCTTAGGATGTTGGATTCTATTATCCAAAAATATTCTATTCCGACCCAATCTTGTATTCTTTGTCATGTAACTACTTCTATGAAAGCAATGGAAGAAGGTGCTCCTCTTGATCTAGTATTTCAATCCATCGGAGGAAGTGAAGCTTTGAATAAAAGTTTCGGAGTGAATTTAAGTATTTTAGAAGAATCCAGACAGATGGCTTTAGAGTTAAACAGAGGGACTGTCGGGAGTAATGTAATGTATTTTGAAACAGGACAGGGGAGCGGGTTGTCTGCAGGCGCTCATTTTGGTGTGGACCAACAAACTCTGGAAGCGAGAGCCTATGCAGTGGCAAAAAAATTCGATCCTCTACTCGTGAACACTGTAGTTGGTTTTATCGGACCTGAATATCTATATAATGGAAAACAAATATTAAGAGCAGGGCTGGAAGATCATTTTTGCGGAAAACTTTTAGGCCTTCCTATGGGCGTGGATGTGTGTTATACAAATCATGCGGATGCGGACCAAGATGATATGGATACATTGCTTACTTTACTTGGGGCAGCTGGATGTAATTATATTATGGGAGTTCCGGGTGCTGATGATGTGATGTTGTCCTATCAAAGTACTTCTTTTCATGATGCATTATATCTGCGCCAGATTTTTGGATTAAGACCTGCTCCCGAATTCGAGAACTGGCTTTTGGAGAAAGGTTTATTCGAGACCACAAAACAATTTTTGCCTAAAGAAAATCAGAACAAGGTTTTACTCGAAGAAATTTTAGAGGATAAGGCCGGATGA
- the ilvD gene encoding dihydroxy-acid dehydratase, with protein sequence MPQLRSRTSTHGRNMAGARALWRATGMKEGDFGKPIIAIANSFTQFVPGHVHLKDLGQMVAREVEKAGAVAKEFNTIAVDDGIAMGHGGMLYSLPSRDLIADSVEYMVNAHTADALICISNCDKITPGMLMAALRLNIPTVFVSGGPMEAGKVNWNGDIRKLDLVDAMVEAANENVPDELVEQIERSACPTCGSCSGMFTANSMNCLTEALGLSLPGNGSTLATHADRKQLFLTAGRLIVDLAKRYYEQDDESVLPRNIATHEAFQNAMSLDVAMGGSTNTVLHILAAAHEAGINFKMHDIDLISRRVPCVCKVAPATQKYHMEDVHRAGGVIGILSELDRAGLLHRDVPTVHSATLGKALEEWDIVRQNANSKAYALFSAAPGGVPTTEAFSQDKRWPELDLDRANGCIRDVEHAYSQDGGLAVLYGNIAPEGCIVKTAGVDESIWKFKGKARVMESQEEAVAKILGNEVVEGDVVVIRYEGPKGGPGMQEMLYPTSYLKSKGLGKACALLTDGRFSGGTSGLSIGHVSPEAAAGGIIGLVEEGDIIEIDIPDRSIHLRVSDAELSDRRDRMNDKGKDAWKPKSRKRTVSAALRAYAAMTTSAHTGAVRDVSQVEHQ encoded by the coding sequence ATGCCTCAGTTAAGATCTCGTACTTCCACCCACGGACGCAATATGGCCGGAGCCAGAGCACTCTGGAGAGCCACCGGTATGAAAGAAGGTGATTTCGGAAAACCGATCATCGCAATTGCAAACTCATTCACTCAGTTCGTTCCAGGACATGTTCATCTAAAAGACCTAGGGCAAATGGTCGCAAGAGAAGTGGAGAAGGCGGGAGCCGTCGCAAAAGAATTTAATACCATCGCAGTGGATGATGGTATCGCCATGGGGCATGGCGGAATGTTATACTCTTTGCCAAGCCGTGACCTGATCGCCGACTCAGTCGAATACATGGTCAATGCTCATACTGCGGATGCACTTATCTGTATTTCCAATTGTGATAAGATTACGCCGGGCATGCTCATGGCAGCCTTACGATTGAATATACCTACCGTTTTTGTTTCCGGCGGACCAATGGAAGCTGGAAAAGTAAATTGGAACGGTGATATTCGAAAATTGGATTTGGTGGACGCAATGGTAGAGGCCGCCAACGAAAATGTTCCAGATGAACTTGTAGAACAAATCGAACGTTCTGCTTGCCCTACTTGCGGATCTTGTTCGGGGATGTTCACTGCAAATTCAATGAACTGTCTTACGGAAGCATTAGGACTTTCTCTTCCTGGCAACGGTTCCACGTTAGCTACTCATGCAGACAGAAAACAATTATTCTTAACTGCAGGAAGATTGATCGTAGATCTTGCAAAAAGATATTATGAACAAGACGATGAGTCAGTTCTTCCTAGAAATATTGCAACTCATGAAGCTTTCCAAAATGCGATGAGCTTAGACGTAGCAATGGGAGGATCCACAAACACCGTTCTCCATATTCTTGCCGCTGCCCACGAAGCTGGGATCAATTTCAAAATGCATGATATAGATCTTATCTCCAGAAGAGTTCCTTGCGTTTGTAAAGTTGCTCCTGCCACTCAAAAATATCATATGGAAGATGTTCATAGAGCAGGCGGAGTCATCGGAATCCTCTCCGAATTGGACAGGGCTGGTCTTCTCCACAGGGATGTACCTACTGTTCATTCTGCTACATTAGGAAAAGCTTTAGAAGAATGGGATATCGTTCGTCAGAATGCAAACTCCAAAGCATACGCATTATTCTCCGCGGCACCTGGTGGAGTTCCTACAACCGAAGCATTCTCCCAAGACAAACGTTGGCCTGAGCTGGACTTGGACAGAGCGAATGGGTGTATCCGTGATGTAGAACATGCATACTCCCAAGACGGAGGACTTGCAGTTCTTTATGGAAATATCGCGCCTGAAGGTTGTATCGTAAAAACTGCAGGAGTAGACGAGTCCATCTGGAAATTTAAGGGCAAAGCCAGAGTAATGGAAAGCCAAGAGGAAGCTGTGGCCAAAATTCTAGGCAACGAAGTGGTAGAAGGTGACGTAGTCGTAATCCGCTATGAAGGTCCAAAAGGCGGACCTGGAATGCAGGAAATGTTATATCCTACTTCTTATCTAAAATCCAAAGGTTTAGGAAAAGCATGCGCACTTCTAACCGATGGAAGATTCTCGGGAGGAACTTCCGGACTTTCTATCGGACATGTTTCTCCGGAAGCAGCAGCCGGAGGAATCATCGGCCTCGTAGAAGAGGGTGATATTATAGAAATAGATATTCCTGACAGATCCATTCACTTAAGAGTGAGTGACGCAGAACTTTCGGATCGTAGAGATAGAATGAACGATAAAGGCAAAGATGCTTGGAAACCTAAGTCCAGAAAAAGAACGGTTTCCGCGGCATTAAGAGCTTACGCCGCTATGACTACTTCTGCACATACCGGAGCCGTTAGAGACGTTAGCCAGGTAGAACATCAATAA
- a CDS encoding TerB family tellurite resistance protein encodes MERVSSLASKVLPGHEFYEKFQKSLDRETEIFQLKMNYAKVLVSLWSYSCHADGVFHRKEGNLVGQMVKAMFDKDCIFDHHQDQKGEIIEELSEVFESPLPVKMITDFAEGNPVLAVNFYEDAVCIVTSDGKFTDREKEFLEDLAKELEISSMDKKNIDNKYTDGDED; translated from the coding sequence ATGGAAAGGGTTTCATCCTTGGCTAGCAAAGTTCTACCAGGTCATGAGTTTTACGAAAAGTTTCAGAAAAGTCTGGATAGAGAAACCGAGATTTTTCAACTCAAGATGAATTACGCCAAGGTCTTAGTTAGTCTTTGGTCTTATTCTTGTCATGCAGACGGAGTCTTTCATAGGAAAGAAGGGAATCTAGTCGGACAAATGGTAAAAGCTATGTTCGATAAGGATTGTATCTTCGATCATCACCAAGATCAAAAAGGAGAGATCATCGAAGAATTATCCGAAGTATTCGAATCCCCTCTTCCTGTTAAAATGATCACAGACTTTGCAGAAGGAAATCCTGTATTAGCAGTGAACTTCTACGAAGATGCAGTATGTATCGTAACTAGCGACGGCAAATTTACGGATAGAGAAAAAGAATTTTTGGAAGATCTGGCAAAGGAGCTAGAAATTTCTTCCATGGACAAGAAAAACATAGATAATAAATATACGGACGGCGACGAAGACTGA
- the eutC gene encoding ethanolamine ammonia-lyase subunit EutC produces the protein MNPKEFWKSLTSARIGIGRSGGSIPTSELLKFRLDHARARDAVLAEPDFDTISIDLEKIFQPLGLDIVGVESLAKSREEYLLRPDLGRRISEPSRSRLESKKGKYDLVLIGVDGLSAKAVDSNLVPFLQVLVPILSEQKYKIAPFILGKLGRVAIGDEIGEILGAKAIVLLIGERPGLTSADSLGMYLTFDPKLGKTDESRNCISNIRPDGLDFRKASLKTAYLLSESLKRGISGVDLKDEMTPDFLENSINLSNIANST, from the coding sequence ATGAATCCTAAAGAATTTTGGAAAAGTTTAACTTCTGCAAGAATTGGTATAGGAAGATCGGGTGGTTCTATTCCAACTTCCGAACTACTAAAATTCAGATTGGATCATGCAAGAGCAAGAGATGCTGTCTTAGCTGAACCGGATTTTGATACGATAAGTATAGACCTCGAAAAAATTTTCCAACCGTTAGGACTTGATATCGTTGGAGTGGAAAGTTTAGCAAAAAGTAGAGAAGAATATTTGCTAAGACCGGACTTGGGCCGTAGGATCTCGGAGCCTTCTCGGTCTAGATTGGAATCCAAAAAGGGAAAATATGATCTTGTATTGATCGGGGTAGATGGGCTTTCCGCAAAGGCAGTCGATTCGAATTTGGTTCCATTCTTACAAGTGCTGGTCCCTATTTTGTCCGAACAAAAATATAAGATCGCACCGTTTATCTTAGGAAAATTAGGAAGGGTTGCGATCGGAGATGAGATAGGAGAAATTTTAGGTGCCAAGGCAATTGTATTACTCATAGGGGAAAGGCCAGGGCTTACTTCCGCGGATAGTTTAGGAATGTATCTGACCTTCGATCCTAAGTTAGGCAAAACAGATGAGAGTCGAAATTGTATCTCTAATATACGCCCTGACGGCTTAGATTTCCGGAAGGCATCCTTAAAAACCGCTTATTTACTTTCAGAATCTCTCAAACGAGGTATCTCAGGAGTGGATCTAAAAGATGAAATGACTCCGGACTTTTTAGAAAATTCGATAAATCTTTCGAATATTGCAAATTCGACTTGA
- a CDS encoding TIGR04452 family lipoprotein → MGRLGTILTVLSIGFITNCLIWDAVGLTETYRGDEAKKKLIGAAKVGDYLMADTIHKADGYTGDELISRTLVDVIMASLINETVISLNESRYYRKRDVNECAKMLSYSGPVFGFDSYVMYSFNTTCSLRPDNEIIDLRPKKGSDSESKKDN, encoded by the coding sequence ATGGGAAGGTTAGGCACCATACTGACAGTATTGTCGATTGGTTTCATAACAAATTGTCTGATTTGGGACGCTGTCGGACTTACTGAAACTTACAGAGGAGACGAGGCTAAAAAGAAACTGATTGGTGCGGCCAAGGTAGGCGATTACCTTATGGCTGATACTATACATAAAGCGGACGGGTATACCGGTGACGAATTGATATCTCGCACACTTGTTGATGTGATTATGGCATCTCTTATCAACGAAACGGTGATAAGCCTTAATGAATCTAGATATTATAGAAAGCGAGATGTAAATGAGTGCGCAAAAATGCTGAGTTATTCAGGTCCGGTATTTGGTTTTGATTCTTATGTGATGTATTCGTTTAATACTACTTGCAGCTTACGTCCTGATAATGAAATTATAGATCTTCGTCCAAAAAAAGGTTCGGATAGCGAATCTAAAAAGGATAATTGA